The Pirellulimonas nuda genome includes a region encoding these proteins:
- a CDS encoding transposase — MNPKIIHSFLELLAKTLPEGGRAVMIWDGAAETRPTGAQRAPLRVPENVTLVRLPPYCPELNPTQNLWRHLKRRFWNNRAYAD, encoded by the coding sequence CTGAACCCGAAAATCATCCATTCGTTCTTGGAGCTGCTCGCCAAGACCCTTCCCGAGGGAGGGCGCGCCGTGATGATCTGGGACGGCGCTGCCGAAACTAGACCCACGGGCGCCCAGCGGGCGCCGTTGCGTGTGCCGGAGAACGTGACGCTGGTGAGGCTGCCCCCCTACTGCCCCGAGCTGAACCCGACCCAGAACCTCTGGCGCCACCTCAAGCGTCGCTTCTGGAACAACCGCGCCTACGCCGATTAG
- a CDS encoding cysteine hydrolase family protein, which yields MSLPVPGFEVSRGDTALVVTDPQKDFLSPKGVTWGVVGQSVTENKTVDNLESLFRATKEASLPVFVSPHYYYPHDHRWRFEGSLERLMHDIKMFDRPGPLDLAGFEGSGADWLERYKPFINDGETVVTSPHKVFGPQTNALVLQLRKRGVSKVLLAGMSANLCVESHLRDLLEQGFEVAVVWDATAAAKLPEFDGMAAAKTNYHMLASETLDTVEAVRRVAAA from the coding sequence ATGTCCCTTCCTGTTCCCGGCTTCGAAGTGAGCCGTGGCGACACTGCCCTAGTGGTCACCGACCCGCAGAAGGATTTCCTCAGCCCCAAGGGCGTTACCTGGGGTGTCGTCGGCCAGAGCGTCACGGAAAACAAGACCGTCGATAACTTGGAGTCACTTTTCAGAGCGACCAAGGAAGCTTCGCTGCCGGTTTTCGTGTCGCCACACTACTACTACCCGCACGACCACCGCTGGCGTTTTGAAGGCTCGCTCGAACGGCTGATGCACGACATCAAGATGTTCGACCGTCCCGGTCCGCTCGACTTGGCCGGCTTCGAGGGGTCGGGGGCGGATTGGCTTGAGCGCTACAAGCCCTTCATCAACGACGGCGAGACGGTGGTCACGAGCCCGCATAAGGTGTTTGGGCCCCAGACGAACGCTCTGGTCTTGCAGCTACGCAAGCGCGGAGTCTCCAAGGTGCTGCTCGCGGGCATGTCGGCCAACCTGTGCGTAGAATCGCATCTACGCGACCTGCTCGAGCAGGGGTTTGAGGTTGCCGTCGTGTGGGACGCAACCGCCGCGGCAAAGCTGCCGGAGTTCGATGGGATGGCGGCTGCGAAGACGAACTACCACATGCTCGCTAGCGAAACGCTCGATACGGTGGAAGCCGTGCGTCGCGTTGCGGCGGCGTAG